A genome region from Crossiella equi includes the following:
- a CDS encoding TetR/AcrR family transcriptional regulator produces MTTDAPGPTLRPRSLRARNAVLQAATELLREHQHEVTVDAIAARSGVSKATIYKHWPNKTAVAIDAFAEHMAQEVPAPDTGDAREDLRQLARAVYAFYASPAGQVFAGLVAGVQGDEDGKRVFVDRFLAGRRDGVRAIWRRGVERGQLRGEVDVEIAIDLVFGPAIFRLLTGHAPLGPDVAAAVTDAALAGLTAPGV; encoded by the coding sequence GTGACAACCGACGCCCCCGGTCCCACGCTGCGCCCCCGCAGTCTGCGGGCCCGCAACGCCGTGCTCCAGGCGGCCACCGAACTGCTCCGCGAACACCAGCACGAGGTCACCGTCGACGCCATCGCCGCGCGTTCCGGCGTCAGCAAGGCCACCATCTACAAGCACTGGCCCAACAAGACCGCGGTGGCCATCGACGCCTTCGCCGAGCACATGGCCCAGGAGGTCCCCGCACCCGACACCGGCGACGCCCGCGAGGACCTCCGGCAGCTCGCCCGCGCCGTCTACGCCTTCTACGCCTCACCCGCCGGGCAGGTCTTCGCCGGGCTCGTCGCGGGTGTCCAGGGCGACGAGGACGGCAAGCGCGTGTTCGTCGACCGGTTCCTCGCCGGACGGCGCGACGGCGTGCGCGCGATCTGGCGGCGCGGGGTCGAACGCGGCCAGCTGCGCGGCGAGGTCGACGTCGAGATCGCCATCGACCTGGTCTTCGGACCAGCCATCTTCCGCCTGCTCACCGGCCACGCCCCGCTCGGCCCGGACGTCGCCGCGGCGGTGACCGACGCCGCCCTCGCCGGGCTGACTGCCCCCGGCGTATAG
- a CDS encoding oxidoreductase, whose product MATWFITGAARGFGLEIARQALDRRDTVVATARKPESIPLPESPNLLAKALDVTDPAQVQTAVAAAVARFGRIDVLVNNAGRGLLGAVEELSDAEVRAVYETNVFGLLTVTRAVLPVLRAQRSGHVLNIGSVGGFTTGAGWGVYGSTKFAVEGITEGLRAELAPLGIQVTVVEPGVFRTDFLDASSLHRGGTTIADYADTAGRVRDWAGENNHQQPGDPVKAAAAILRVAGDPEAPVRLQLGADCVTRVEAKLAAVEQELARWRYLAVSTGYDR is encoded by the coding sequence ATGGCCACCTGGTTCATCACCGGCGCCGCCCGCGGCTTCGGCCTGGAGATCGCCCGCCAGGCCCTCGACCGCCGCGACACGGTGGTCGCCACCGCCCGCAAGCCCGAGTCCATCCCGCTGCCGGAGTCGCCGAACCTGCTGGCCAAGGCCCTGGACGTGACCGACCCGGCGCAAGTCCAGACGGCGGTCGCGGCCGCGGTGGCCCGGTTCGGCCGCATCGACGTGCTGGTCAACAACGCCGGGCGCGGCCTGCTCGGCGCGGTCGAGGAGCTTTCCGACGCCGAGGTCCGCGCGGTCTACGAGACCAACGTCTTCGGCCTGCTCACCGTGACCCGCGCCGTCCTGCCGGTGCTGCGTGCCCAGCGCTCCGGGCACGTGCTCAACATCGGCTCCGTCGGCGGGTTCACCACCGGCGCGGGCTGGGGCGTGTACGGCTCGACCAAGTTCGCCGTCGAAGGCATCACCGAGGGCCTGCGCGCCGAGCTGGCGCCCCTGGGCATCCAGGTCACCGTCGTGGAACCCGGGGTCTTCCGCACCGACTTCCTCGACGCCAGCTCCCTGCACCGTGGTGGGACCACCATCGCCGACTACGCGGACACCGCGGGCCGCGTCCGGGACTGGGCGGGGGAGAACAACCACCAGCAGCCCGGCGACCCGGTCAAGGCCGCCGCCGCGATCCTGCGCGTCGCGGGCGACCCGGAGGCCCCGGTGCGGCTCCAGCTCGGCGCGGACTGCGTCACTCGAGTGGAGGCCAAACTCGCGGCCGTGGAACAAGAGCTGGCGCGCTGGCGTTACCTCGCAGTGTCCACCGGGTACGACCGGTGA
- a CDS encoding aldo/keto reductase translates to MTDNLLGGSFSLGGDLPVGRLGYGAMQITGPGVWGWPEDRAGAIAVLRRAIELGVTFIDTADSYGPLVSELLIAEALHPYRDDLVIATKAGFTRQGPNDWRMVGHPDYLIQQVELSLRHLRVDTIDLIQLHRIDPKFPLADQLGAFVELQRQGKVKHIGLSEVSVEELEAAREITPIASVQNLYNLTNRKSEALLAHAEKENIAFIPWFPIATGDLTKPDSPVAAVAKELGATPAQVALAWLLRRSPVMLPIPGTKTLAHLEDNLGAAKVELTDEQFAALDKLAG, encoded by the coding sequence TTGACTGACAACCTCCTCGGCGGCTCGTTCTCCCTCGGCGGCGACCTGCCCGTCGGCCGCCTCGGCTACGGCGCCATGCAGATCACCGGCCCGGGTGTGTGGGGCTGGCCGGAGGACCGCGCGGGCGCGATCGCCGTGCTGCGCCGCGCGATCGAGCTCGGGGTCACCTTCATCGACACCGCCGACTCCTACGGCCCCCTGGTCAGCGAGCTGCTGATCGCCGAGGCCCTGCACCCCTACCGCGACGACCTCGTCATCGCCACCAAGGCGGGCTTCACCCGTCAGGGACCGAACGACTGGCGGATGGTCGGCCACCCCGACTACCTCATCCAGCAGGTCGAGCTGAGCCTGCGCCACCTGCGCGTGGACACCATCGACCTGATCCAGCTGCACCGCATCGACCCCAAGTTCCCGCTCGCCGACCAGCTCGGCGCGTTCGTGGAGCTGCAGCGGCAGGGCAAGGTCAAGCACATCGGCCTGTCCGAGGTCAGCGTCGAGGAGCTGGAGGCGGCGCGGGAGATCACGCCGATCGCCAGCGTGCAGAACCTCTACAACCTGACCAACCGCAAGTCCGAGGCGCTGCTGGCGCACGCGGAGAAGGAGAACATCGCCTTCATCCCGTGGTTCCCCATCGCCACCGGTGACCTGACCAAGCCGGACAGCCCGGTCGCCGCGGTGGCGAAGGAGCTGGGTGCCACGCCCGCGCAGGTCGCCCTGGCCTGGCTGCTGCGCCGCTCCCCGGTCATGCTGCCCATCCCGGGCACCAAGACCCTGGCGCACCTGGAGGACAACCTGGGTGCGGCGAAGGTCGAGCTGACCGACGAGCAGTTCGCCGCGCTGGACAAGCTGGCAGGCTGA
- a CDS encoding XdhC family protein — MRELLDGLLAWYRDGVPFALATVVRTWRSAPRQPGAAMAVSAAGEAVGSVSGGCVEGAVYELAREVLATGQAQSATYGVSDDDAFAVGLTCGGILEVFVRPVTAAAFPEFAALAEAVLAGEPVALATVVANSDGLAAGRLGARLLVTPGTYSGNLGSVRLDEAVRDHARGLLALGGTGFVHVGADGEQRHDELAVFVESFAPPPRMLVFGAIDFAGAVARIGKFLGYHVTVCDARPVFATATRFPEADELVVRWPHRYLAETEVDERTVICVLTHDPKFDVPLLELALRTKAAYVGAMGSRRTHADRLARLRELGVTEAELARLSSPIGLDLGARTPEETAVSIAAEIVSLNWGGSGRRLAETSNPIHQPDRSP, encoded by the coding sequence ATGCGGGAGCTCCTCGACGGTCTGCTCGCCTGGTACCGCGACGGTGTGCCGTTCGCGCTGGCGACGGTGGTGCGCACGTGGCGGTCGGCGCCGCGGCAGCCGGGTGCGGCGATGGCGGTGTCGGCGGCCGGTGAGGCGGTGGGCAGCGTGTCCGGCGGCTGCGTCGAGGGCGCGGTGTACGAGCTGGCGCGCGAGGTACTGGCCACCGGCCAGGCCCAGTCCGCCACCTACGGGGTCAGCGACGACGACGCGTTCGCGGTGGGTCTGACCTGCGGCGGGATCCTGGAGGTGTTCGTCCGCCCGGTCACCGCGGCGGCCTTCCCGGAGTTCGCGGCCCTGGCCGAGGCGGTGCTGGCGGGCGAGCCGGTGGCGCTGGCGACCGTGGTGGCCAACTCCGACGGCCTGGCGGCCGGGCGGCTGGGCGCGCGCCTGCTGGTGACCCCCGGGACGTACTCGGGCAACCTCGGTTCGGTGCGCTTGGACGAGGCGGTGCGCGACCACGCGCGCGGGCTGCTCGCCCTGGGCGGCACCGGTTTTGTGCACGTGGGCGCCGACGGCGAGCAGCGGCACGACGAGCTGGCGGTGTTCGTGGAGTCCTTCGCGCCACCGCCGCGCATGCTGGTCTTCGGCGCGATCGACTTCGCGGGCGCGGTGGCGCGCATCGGGAAGTTCCTCGGCTACCACGTGACGGTGTGCGACGCACGCCCCGTCTTCGCCACCGCCACACGCTTTCCCGAGGCGGACGAGCTGGTGGTGCGGTGGCCGCACCGGTACCTGGCCGAGACCGAGGTCGACGAGCGAACGGTGATCTGCGTGCTCACCCACGACCCGAAGTTCGACGTGCCGCTGCTGGAGCTGGCACTGCGCACCAAGGCCGCCTACGTGGGCGCGATGGGCAGCCGCCGCACACACGCCGACCGGCTGGCCCGGTTGCGGGAGCTGGGGGTGACCGAGGCGGAGCTGGCGCGGCTGTCCTCACCGATCGGCCTGGACCTGGGCGCGCGCACCCCCGAGGAGACCGCGGTGTCGATCGCCGCGGAGATCGTCTCGCTGAACTGGGGCGGGTCCGGCAGGCGGCTGGCGGAGACGAGCAACCCCATCCACCAGCCGGACCGCAGCCCCTGA
- a CDS encoding helix-turn-helix transcriptional regulator: MSADNRLGEFLRARRGAITPEDVGLADSGKRRTPGLRREEVAMLAGVSTDYYIRLEQGRERNPSEQVVLALAKALALEPWATAYLRRITGPQPQRVRPKPKNHSVSPNVLRLLEGWTHTPALVMGPWMDVLARNRMARAFHQPLAHQDNILRMTFLDPAAREFYQDFERDARDMVTTLRAMSIEDVQDARLTELVGELCLNSADFRRWWARFDVRPRPRALVRYHHPQVGELSLTYDSFAINAAPGQQLLIYQAEPGSTSEQGLALLGSLAADDQAAEPEPGDLPGISARRSPG, from the coding sequence ATGTCAGCGGACAACCGGCTCGGCGAGTTCCTCCGCGCACGCCGTGGCGCCATCACGCCCGAGGACGTCGGCCTGGCCGACTCGGGCAAGCGCCGCACGCCCGGCCTGCGCCGCGAGGAAGTCGCCATGCTCGCCGGGGTCAGCACCGACTACTACATCCGCCTGGAACAGGGCCGCGAGCGCAACCCGTCCGAGCAGGTCGTGCTCGCCCTGGCCAAGGCCCTGGCCCTGGAACCCTGGGCCACGGCCTACCTGCGCCGCATCACCGGCCCGCAGCCGCAGCGCGTGCGGCCCAAGCCGAAGAACCACTCCGTCAGCCCCAACGTGCTGCGCCTGCTCGAGGGCTGGACGCACACCCCCGCCCTGGTCATGGGGCCGTGGATGGACGTGCTCGCCCGCAACCGCATGGCGCGGGCCTTCCACCAGCCGCTGGCCCACCAGGACAACATCCTGCGGATGACCTTCCTGGACCCGGCGGCGCGCGAGTTCTACCAGGACTTCGAGCGCGACGCCCGGGACATGGTCACCACACTGCGCGCCATGTCCATCGAGGACGTGCAGGACGCCCGGCTCACCGAGCTGGTCGGCGAGCTGTGCCTCAACAGCGCGGACTTCCGCCGCTGGTGGGCCCGTTTCGACGTGCGGCCCCGGCCGCGCGCCCTGGTGCGCTACCACCACCCGCAGGTCGGCGAGCTGAGCCTGACCTACGACTCCTTCGCCATCAACGCCGCCCCCGGCCAGCAGCTGCTGATCTACCAGGCCGAACCGGGCAGCACCTCGGAGCAGGGCCTGGCCCTGCTCGGCAGCCTGGCCGCGGACGACCAGGCCGCCGAGCCCGAACCCGGTGACCTGCCCGGGATCAGTGCCCGTAGGTCACCCGGTTGA
- a CDS encoding peptidylprolyl isomerase gives MRKRWSVGVLTVAMLAALPLGAAQAETTAPSGHSVRCTYTPTPEDPAAKPVRPPNPRARAKGSVRVTLHTNHGRVVMVLDRANAPCAVHNFLSLSRQRFYDKTQCWRLTNSTRLGVLQCGDIWAAEKGGPGYKFDDEVTGEETYPRGTVAMGNFGPDTNGSQFFIVHSFANIAPAYTVLGEVVRGMDVLDRIVAGGIVPGPTNPLDGLPKLPVHINRVTYGH, from the coding sequence ATGAGAAAACGCTGGTCAGTCGGTGTGCTCACCGTGGCGATGCTGGCCGCGCTGCCCCTGGGGGCCGCGCAGGCGGAGACGACGGCCCCCTCGGGCCACTCGGTGCGCTGCACCTACACCCCGACCCCCGAGGACCCGGCGGCCAAGCCGGTGCGCCCGCCGAACCCCAGGGCCAGGGCCAAGGGCTCGGTGCGGGTCACCCTGCACACCAACCACGGCCGGGTGGTGATGGTGCTGGACCGCGCGAACGCTCCGTGCGCGGTGCACAACTTCCTGTCCCTGAGCAGGCAGAGGTTCTACGACAAGACCCAGTGCTGGCGGCTGACCAACTCCACCCGGCTGGGTGTGCTGCAGTGCGGGGACATCTGGGCGGCGGAGAAGGGCGGCCCGGGCTACAAGTTCGACGACGAGGTCACCGGCGAGGAGACCTACCCGCGCGGCACGGTCGCGATGGGCAACTTCGGCCCGGACACCAACGGCAGCCAGTTCTTCATCGTGCACAGCTTCGCCAACATCGCTCCGGCCTACACGGTGCTGGGCGAGGTGGTGCGCGGCATGGACGTGCTGGACCGGATCGTGGCCGGCGGCATCGTCCCCGGCCCGACGAACCCGCTGGACGGGCTGCCGAAGCTGCCCGTGCACATCAACCGGGTGACCTACGGGCACTGA
- the def gene encoding peptide deformylase, whose protein sequence is MSTTGTARPIVHYGDPVLHRPCQPVTTFDERLRTLVEDMFASMYAASGVGLAANQIGVDARVFVMDCPDADGNAVVATLVNPVLTLPPAPRELTTTNEGCLSVPGQYAEVSRSEHATATGFDAEGNPVTVTTTGIAARCLQHEVDHLDGLAYVDRLPVKQRKAILAAAGLT, encoded by the coding sequence ATGAGCACCACCGGAACCGCGCGGCCCATCGTCCACTACGGAGACCCGGTGCTGCACCGGCCGTGCCAGCCGGTCACCACCTTCGACGAGCGGCTGCGCACCCTGGTCGAGGACATGTTCGCCAGCATGTACGCCGCCAGCGGCGTCGGCCTGGCCGCCAACCAGATCGGCGTGGACGCGCGCGTGTTCGTCATGGACTGCCCCGACGCCGACGGCAACGCGGTGGTCGCCACCCTGGTCAACCCGGTGCTCACCCTGCCGCCCGCGCCCCGCGAGCTCACCACCACCAACGAGGGCTGCCTGTCCGTGCCCGGCCAGTACGCCGAGGTCTCCCGGTCCGAGCACGCCACCGCAACCGGTTTCGACGCCGAGGGCAACCCGGTCACCGTCACCACCACCGGCATCGCCGCGCGCTGCCTGCAGCACGAGGTCGACCACCTGGACGGACTCGCCTATGTCGACCGGCTGCCGGTCAAGCAGCGCAAGGCGATCCTGGCCGCGGCCGGTCTGACCTGA